DNA from Nitriliruptor alkaliphilus DSM 45188:
TACGCAGGCGCCACGAGCGGGGTGAGCTCGTCCTGTACGCGCTGATCGTCGGTACCGACCAGGACGCACAGCAGCTCGCCGGCGCGCTGGAGCGGGACCGTGACTCCAGCTACCGCGTCTCCGGCTACCTGGACGAATCGGCACCCCTCGGATCGCTGACGGAGGATGGGCGTACGGTTCTCGGCAGGCCGAGCGATGTCATAGAACTGGCTGCGGAGCTCGGGATCGGGCTGGTCATCGTGTCGCCGGTCGGGGTGTCACGCGGCACGCTGCAGGACGTCATCCTCGACCTCGAAGGCACGCCGGTCGACGTGGCCGTGGCGCCGTCGCTGTTCCAGATCGTCACCCGCCGCATGACCATCGAGACGGTCGGCTACGTACCCATCCTGCACGTCGACCAGGTTCGGCTCGGTCGGCCCGAGCGCATCCTCAAGCGGGCCGTCGACCTCCTCGCGGCGTCGGCGTTGCTGCTGCTCAGCCTGCCCCTGTGGCTCTGGGCGGCCATCAGGGTGCGGGCCGGGTCGCCCGGACCCGTCCTGTTCCGTCAGCAGCGTGTCGGCCAGGACGGTCAACTCTTCGAGATGCTCAAGTTCCGCACCATGGTGCCCGACGCCGAGGATCGTCTCCCCGAGGTCGAGCACCTCAACGAGGCCGAGGGCGCGTTTTTTAAGGTCGCCGAGGACCCGCGGGTCACCCCCGTGGGCCGGACGCTGCGCCGTTGGTCGATCGACGAGCTGCCGCAGCTGGTCAACGTGCTGCGCGGCGAGATGTCGATGGTGGGGCCGCGCCCGCCGCTGCCGTCCGAGGTCGCGACCTACGAGGACTGGCACCTGCGGCGGCTGCGTGTCCGGCCCGGCATCACCGGCATCTGGCAGGTCTCCGGCCGGTCCGACGTGCCGTTCGACGAGGCGGTGCGCCTCGACCTGTTCTACATCGAGAACTGGTCGCTCGGCACCGACGTCGCCCTGCTGGCCCGAACCGTCCGAGCGGTCCTCAACCGCCGCGGCGCCTGGTGAACGTGGCGGAGCGGTTCGGCGGCCGGCTATGGGCGTCGTGTCGCGCGGGTTCAGGACCCTCGTCCCGTTGTCGCCACCGCGCCTTGTAGGTCCGCGGGGGACGGGGTACCCATCAGGGTCGATGGGATCCTGGGGGGACGCGTGACCGCACTGATCGGGGGTGTCGAGAGCGATAGCCACGAGGCGCGTGATGCCCGCCTCACTATCCCGCCATGGGACCGCCGACGGGACCGCAGGGCTGCTGTGCTGCTCGTGCTGCTGGTCTGGGTGGTGTACCTGCTCACCGCGACGTACACCGTCAGCCAGGTCAACGACTCGCGTGCCACGTCCCTGATGGCCTGGAGCCTCGGCACTCGTGGCACCGTCGCCCTGCCGGAGGAGTGGCGGGGCTACGTCCCCTGGGAGGCCGAGGGCGTCGACGGGTCGCTCCACACCGACCGGTTCCCCGGCTCGTGGTTGTGGGCTGCACCCTTCTACACCGTCAGCGAGGCTGTGCTCGACCGCGGGACGCCACCCCATCCCTGGTTGCTGAACTACGCCCCCTCAGGGGTCGCGTCCGCGACGGCTGCAGCGCTCGCCATCGGGGTCTCGTTCATGCTGTTCCGCCGGCTCGCGGCACGCCGACTCGCGCTCGGAGCGGCCCTCGTCCTCGCCTTCGCCACAGGCGTGTGGTCGGTCTCGGCCAACGTCATGTGGACGCACGGCCTGACCCACCTCACCTTGTCTCTCGGGCTGCTCGCTGCGGCGGGCGGCAGGGATGCATCCTCGGGCCTGGCGTTCGCTGCCGCGATCCTGACGCGCCCGCAGACCGCCGTCGTCCCGGCTGTCGTCGGCCTGTGGCGTGGGGCCTCGGCCCGGCGCATCCGGCCGGTGGTCGTGATCGGCATCCTCTCCGCCCTCGGTCTGCTCGGGATGGTGATCTACAGCCGCGCGTACTTCGGGACCTGGATCCCGGTGGCTGGCTACACGCCGGGGAAGGTCACCTCGGTCGCGACGATCAGTTGGCGTCAGTTCGGCCTCAACCTCGCCGGTGGGCTGGCCGACCCGCACCGCGGGCTGCTCGTCTTCACGCCGTTCCTGTTCGTCTTCGCGCCGTTCATCGGCCGCGGGTGGCGCGCCTCCGAGTGGTGGGTGAAGGCCGGGGCCCTCGGTGGCCTGGCCTACTTCGTCGTGCAGATGCGGGCCAACGGGTACCAGGGCGGTGCCCAGTACTACGGGTCGCGCCTCTCGTTGGAGCTGCTCGTCCTGGCAGCACCGCTGCTGCTGCGGACCTGGCAGGCTCACCTCAGCAGGGTGCCGCTTCTGCGCCGTGCCGTCCTCGGCCTCATCGTGGTCAGCTTCACGATGCACGCCGTGGGTGCGACGATCCTGAGGAGCTACTACGGGGCCGCGGAGTCGTGGCACCCCGATCTGGCCGAGCTCTGCGAACAGCACCAAGACTTCTACGGGTGCGTCGATCCGACCTTCCCCGTCCCGGAAGGCTAGAGGGCCGCTGTGGCCTTCAGAGAGCGGCCTCGTCGAGGCGTTCGTCGACGAGCGTCTCGCTGACGATGCCACCCTCCGGATCGAAGCGGAAGTGGGGGAAGTCCTTGCGGAACTCGAGGTCGATCAGGTTCGGCCCGCCGCGGTTCTTCTCGATCGACATCACGACCCACTCGCGGAAGGTGCGGGCACGGACGGCGTCGTAGCTGAGGTGGACCTTGCTGACCGCCTGATCCTTGTGGTTCATCATCACGACCACGTCGGACTCGAACGCGATGGCCGACGACCCCCGCAGGTGGTGCATCCGCAGGCGGTTGGCCTGCATGCCGGCGGCATCGACCGCCGACAGCAGGACGACGGGCACGTGCGCGTCCAGCGCGAGGTCCTTGAGGCCCTCAACCGTGCGTGTGACCTTCTCGGACTCGGTGGCCGGCGCAGGGTGGAGCGGGATCTTCTGTAGGTAGTCCACGAACAGGATGGTCCGCCGGTCGGCGCTGAGGTGCGGTGCGAGGACATCGGCCAGCGAGTCCAGGGTGGTGTGCGCACCACTGCCGCGGACCAGGATGAGGTCTTCGGCGTACTCCGCGACGCGCTTGCGGACCTCGTCGCCGAGCGGCAGCGATCCGAGCACCTCGGCCAGACCATGGCCCGCCTGGTCGGCGTCACTGAGGGCTTCGTTGAGCGTCCGCGCGATCGATCGGTCGCCCCCGGCCTCGCCAGCCTCGAGTGCCAGGAGGCGCGTCAGCAAGGTGGTCGGCTCGTGCTCGTAGCAGACGAAGACCGCCCGGTGCCCGGCCTTGGCGACGTTCCGGGCCCACTGGAGGGCCGCGATGGTCTTACCGACGCCGGGTGGCCCGCCGAGGAGCAGCAACTCTCCGACGTGCAGGCCGCCTCCGAGCGTCTCGTCGAGGACGGGGAAGCCGCTCGCGACGGTGCGGACGTCGCTCGCGGCGCGATCACGGAGCTGTCGGTCCAGCTCCCCGAGCGCATCAGAAACGCTCACGGTGCGTGTCGAGTGACGGTCCGTCATGTCTGCTCCGTTCCCCTGGCCCCGGTGCCCCTGGGACTCGTGTCCCGAATGACCGTAGCGAGGTCCCGTCCGCATGGACGGGTGTTCGCGCCATGGGTAACGTCGGTCGCGACGTACGGGGTGATCCCGTGCCGGGGCTGAAGTCAGGGGACGATCGCGTGAGATGCCGCCTGCGCGATGAACGAGGCTCGAACGCCGTCGAGTTCGCGCTCGTGCTGCCCATCCTGATCATGATCATGTTCGGGATCTTCTACGGCGGCCTCGCGTACGACCGTCAGTTGACCCTCACGCAAGGTGCCCGCGAGGGCGCACGGTTCGGCGCCACGCTGCCGACCGCGCCGACCGACGACTTCTTCGACGACGTGTTCGACGTCGCGCTCGGCGCTGCGGGCCGTCACGTCGATGCGTCGGGGACCGACTTCTTCGCCTGTGTGCGCTTCGTGCCGGAGTCCGGAACCCCGACGACCCGGACCCGCGGCACCGGGCCCCCCGGCGCTTGCACCCTCCAGGGGACCCCGCCGAGCGGCCCGCACCTCCAGGTCATGGTGGCCAGGACGGCCAGCCTCGAGCTGGTCTTCTTCCGCGCACAGCCGCTGGTCCGCGGTGAGGCGTTCGCCCGCTACGAAGGGCCGAGCTGATGCAGCGCTACCTGCGCAGCACCCACTCCGACGAATCGGGCGCCGTCGCCATCGTGGCGGGCGTGTCCCTGGTCGCCATGTTGCTGATGGCCGCGTTCATCGTCGACCTCGGTGCGGTCCGCGCAGATCGGACGAGCAGCCAGTCCGTCGGTGACATGGCGGCGACGGCGGCGGCCGGCGCCTTCGGGGAGTCCGAGAGCTACCAGGAAGGCTGCATCGCCGGCCTCGAGTACGCGGTCTCCAACCTCCGGGGGCTGACCGTCAGTGCGAGCGACCTGGCCACCGCGTGTGCCAGCTTCACCTCGCCGTGCACCGACTCGACGGCGGTACGCACAGCGACCCTCACCGTCGACCCGTACGTCATCACGGTGACCAACCCCGTACCCGACGACAACTTCCGGATGGATCAGCAGGCGATCGACGAGGCCATCGACGGCACGCCGTGCGACCGGTTCGCCGTCGAGGTGCAGCGCAGCCGATCGTTCATCTTCGGGGGCCTCGCCGGCATCTTCGACACGACCAGCCAGCGCGGCGCCATCGCGGTCACCTACTTGGTCCCTGGGCCGAACGACTACGCCTCGCTCATCGTGCTCCAGCGCAACGGGTGCCAGACACTGGCCAACACCGGTGGTGGCCAGATCCGCGTGTTCGACCTCGAGGGCACGGACCCCGAGACCGGTGATCCGCGCACCTACGAGGGGATCATCTCGGTCGACACCCTTCCGAGCGGGTGCTCAGGGATGCAGAAGGTGATCGACCAGGCTGGGTCGACCGGATCGCTCACGGAGGCATCTGGGCGCATCTTCGCCCACGCGCTCGCGACCACGGACCCCGGCAACCTGTACACCTACAACCCGGCGCGGGTGCCGGCGAACCTGAGGCCTCAGCCGGAGCCCGGTCCGCTCATCACCCGCGCGCCGGTCGACCACCTCTTCAACTGCCTGGCGACCTACCCGGCGTTCTCCGCCACCGCAACGTGGTCGCCGAGCCGAGCCGGTCAGCCGATCGACGGCTGCGAGGCCGCGTCCGCGACCCCGGCACGTCCGCCGTACATCCAACGGCTGCGCACCGCCCTGGCGCCGATCGACACGGCGACCGCGGCCTCGGACCAGGGTCACGGCGTCTTCGCCGAGGACGACTGCAACGACGCGGAGGGCACCTACACGCCGGCGGACTTCGGAGGCGCGCAGATCCTGTTCATGGACTGCCCGATCAGCGGTGGCGACCGCCTTCGCCCGACGGCTGCCGGTCTCCAGCTCGACGGGTTCAGCCACATCATCTTCCGGGACGGACTCGTGTTCGACAACGGCGAGCTTCGGATCAACGGTCCCACCATCGTGTACGTGCCGACGGGCGGCATCGATGCCAGCGGTGCGTCCATGCGGCTGCGGAGCGTCTTCGCCTACGTCGACGCGCCGTCCGGGACCGGCGAGCGGTTCCGCACGAGCGGCAGCTCGGACACGCTCGCGTGGATGGCGCCACTCGACGACACCCCCTGCGAGACCTACTCGACGGGGTTGCCGCCGGCAGGGTGCTTCGTGCCGCTGGCCCTGTGGAGCAACGCCATGGATCGGAACGAGCTGGCCGGCAACGGGAACGGCGGCATCATCGGGTCCTTCTTCACCCCGAACGCCACGTTCCGGTTCCGCGGTTCGTCGACCATCTCCACGGCCCCGTGCACCGCGACGCCGGACTGGAACACGGTGAACACCAACACCGGCGGGGTCTTCAACCTCGAGGGGGCGCAGTTCTTCGCGGAGATCATCGACACGGCGGGGAACGCGTCCGTACGGATGTGCCCGAGCCCGACGACGACGATCCCGACGATGTCCCGGGCCCCGGGCCTGATCCGCTGATCGGGCCACGGCCCGGACGCCGCGGGACGGGGGTCCCGGGCCGGCAGCGACGGGCGCCCGAGGTCGGATCACGGCGGCCGCGTTACCGTCGGTGACACGCACGCAGGGGCGACGCCGGGGAGGCAGCCGTGAGTAACTCGTTCGCACGACTACGTGGTCAGGACGGCGCCACCGCCGTGGAGTACGGGATCATGGTGGCGCTGATCGCCGTCGTGATCATCTCGGCCGTGTACGCGTTGGGGAGCCAACTGAACGACGACTACGAGTGCGTCGAGCAGTACGTGAGGGAGACGCCACAGAACGCACCGACACCCTGCTGACCCATCCCGGCCGGCTCGGGACCCGCGTCCCGGACCCGCCGCGACGTCCTCCTCACGCCAGGATGGCGCGACGTACGTAGCGTCAGAGACAGCCGGTGAGGCGGATGACGAGACCGTGGACCGGGGCGCAGCACCAAAGACGGGGCACACACCAACAGAGGGGACACCAGCATGATGTTCGTCGACTACTACCGGGCCAAGCTCGAGCTGCGGTACGCCGGTGAGGAGGGGGCCACCGCCGTGGAGTACGGCATCATGGTCGCCCTCATCGCCGTGGTGATCATCGCCGCCGTGTACGGCATCGGCCAGGCGCTCAAGGGCGACTTCGAGACCGTCGAGAAGTGCCTCAAGGCGCCGAGCGACACCAGCTGCGTGTAACACGACGCGCCGCCTCCGGGCGGACAGTAACGCTCCGGCGCGGCGGGTCTCGGACCCGTCGCGCCGTCGTGTCGGCACCATCGGATCGCGACGCTCAGGGGCGCCGCGTCGCACCCGGCCCGAGGGCCGGTATGGGGACCTAGGGGACCGCCTTGAACCGCAGACTCATCGGCTTGTTGGCCGCGCTCGTGCTGGCCGGCATCGCCACCTTCTTCCTGGTCACGTTCGTCACCTCCGCGGACGAACGTGCCCGCAGCGGTGAGGAACTCGCCGAGGTGTTCGTCGCGCAGGGTGACATCCCGGCGGGCACGGTCGCCGACGATGCCATCGCCCAGGGCCTGATCGATCAGGACCAGGTGCCGGCACGCACGATCCCGTCCGGGGCCATCGGCGCCCTGGAACAGATCTCGGGGCAGCTGGCCACCGGTCCGCTGTTCACCGGCGAGATCATCGTCAGTGGCCGGTTCGGGGACGCGGTCGCCCAGGCGAGCGGGTTGATGGAGATCCCCGAGGGCCTGCACGCCATCACCGTCCAGATCGGGGTCCCCGAGGGGGTCGCCGGCTTCATCCAGGCGGGCAGCACCGTCGGCGTCGTCGGGACCGCCGAGGTGCCTGCCGGTGCGCCGGGGTTCGGGCAGGGTGGCGCGATCGACGACGACGTCGAGGGCGAGGCGACGCCGCGCAGCGAGTACCTGGTCAGGGACGCCACCGTCCTGGCCATCGGGCAGCGGGTCGTCAACGTCGAGACCGAGGACGGAACGACAGGCGAGGCGGTGCAGCAGTCCAACGACGTCTACCTGGTGACGCTGGCGGCATCCCCCGAGGATGTCGAGAAGCTGGTGTGGACCACCCAGCAAGGGACCCTGTGGTTCACGCTCGTTCCCGACGGTGAGGAGACCGGCGACACGCCCGGCCGGACCCGCGTCAACGCCTTCGGCTGATCGCCGCCCATCCACGCCCAGAGGACCGCCCGTGATCCTGGTCATCGATCCGATCGACGAGCTCGCGCAGCAGGTGGCGGGGGTACACAGCACCCTGCGCGTGCACCGCGAAGCCGACCTCGGCGCCGCCGAGGGGTTCCTATCGACGTGGGCAGGTGACGTCGACGTCATCGTGGTCGGAACCGCGGTGCCGACCGACGAGGCGCTCGACCTCGGCCGCAAGCTGGACGAGGCGTACCCAACGATCTCGCTCGTCCTCGCCACCGTGGACGCGGGCAGCGGTGTCTACCGCCAGGCGATGCGTGCGGGGTTCAGCGATGTGCTGCCGTGGGACGCCGACCACGATGAGATCAGCGAGGTGCTCCTGCGCGCGGCCACCGCGACGCAGCGCCTGCGCGCCGGCGCGGTCGTGGAGGAGGCGGTCGAGACCGCCACGACCATGGCGACCTTCTCCACCAAGGGCGGCTGCGGCAAGAGCTTCATCGCCACCAACCTGGCGGTGCAGCTGGCCGAGACCTACCCGGGCGAGGTCGTGCTGGTCGATCTCGACCTGCAGGCCGGCGACGTGTCCATCATGCTGCAGCTCGCGCCCGAGCGCTCCATCCTCGAAGCCGCCGAGATGGGGGAGGGGCTCGACGAGACGGCCCTGGCCGCCTACCTGACGCCCGCCTCCGACGGGAAGCTCCGGGTCCTGGCCGCACCGATGCACCCGGTGCACGCCGAGGAGGTCAAGCCCGAGGACGTCACCCGGGTCCTGACCCTGCTGCGCCGCATGTTCAAGCACGTGGTCATCGACGGCCCGCCGTCGTTCACCGAGCACGTCCTGGCCGCCTTCGAGCAGGTCGACATCGTGCTGGTGGTGTCGTCCCTCGACGTCCCGTCGATCAAGAACCTGCGCCTGTCGGTCGAGACCCTGCAGCAGATCGGCATCGGCCGCGACCGCATGAAGCTCGTGCTCAACCGCGCCGATTCCAAGGTCGGGCTGACCGTGCGCGAGGTCGAGAAGTCGCTCGGCACCACCATCGACATCACGCTCCCCTCGTCTCGCGAGGTGCCGTTCGCGGTGAACCAGGGGCTGCCGATCGTCACCACCCAGCCGAAGGCAGCGGTGTCCAAGGCCCTGATCGAGGGGCTGCGCATCGCGCGTTCCGAGGTGACGGGGCAGCCCGCCGAGACGGACTCGCGACGGCGGCGACGGCGCGGCTGAGAGCCGAGGAGGACCGACCATGGGTCTACAGGAACGCATCAGCCGCACGAAGGCAGGCACGGGCGCCTCGGCGCACGCTCCGTCGGTGGCGCCACCGCCACCGACGGGGCCACCGATCGGCGCCGGGCCTCCGAACAGGAGTGCGCCGCCAGCCACCCTCGACCAGCCCGGCGCGGTGACCGAGGCCCAGCAGGCCGCCACCCAACGTGAGCTGGACCGCAACACCGAGCTGCGTCGTCGCATCCAGGCCGGCCTCGTGCGCAAGCTCGGCCCCGAGCTGTACAACGATGACCTCGACCAGGCCGAGCTCGAACGGCGCATCCGCGACGAGCTGCGCGAGGCCCTCGAGGGCGAGACCACACCGCTGTCCAACGCCGGCCGCCAGAAGCTGGTCGCCGAGACCCTCGACGACGTGCTCGGCAACGGACCGATCGAACCGTTCCTGCGCGACCCGACCGTCACGGAAGTGATGGTCAATGCCTGGAACGCGGTCTTCATCGAACGCGACGGCAAGCTGATCGAGACCGACACCCACTTCCTCGACGACGGCCACGTCCGCCGCACCATCGAGAAGATCGTCGGACGGGTCGGACGCCGGATCGACGAGTCCCAGCCGTACGTCGACGCCCGTCTGCCCGACGGGTCGCGTGTGAACGCCATCATCCCGCCGGTCGCCGTGGACGGTCCGTCGCTGACGGTCCGCAAGTTCGCCGCCGACCCGTACACGATGGACGACCTGGTCGGGTTCGGATCGATCAGCGCCCAGGCCGCCACGTTCCTGGAGAAGGCGGTCGAGGGCCGGATCAACATCGTGGTCTCGGGCGGCACGGGCGCCGGCAAGACCACGACCCTCAACGCCGTCTCGGCCTACATTCCGTTCACCGAGCGGCTGGTGACGATCGAGGATGCCGCCGAGCTCAAGCTCCAACGGCCGCACATCGTCCGCCTCGAGTACCGCCCGCCGAACATCGAAGGGCGCGGTGAGGTCAGCATCCGCGACCTCGTGCGCAACGCCCTGCGCATGCGGCCCGATCGCATCGTGGTCGGCGAGGTCCGCGGTGGTGAGGCGCTCGACATGTTGCAGGCGATGAACACCGGTCACGACGGGTCGATCACCACCGTGCACGCCAACTCGCCGCGGGACGTGCTGGCCCGCCTCGAGACCATGGTGCTGATGGCCGGTGTCGACCTGCCCGTCCGGGCCATCCGCGAGCAGGTCGCGTCCGGCATCCAGCTGATCGTGCACCAGATGCGCCTGCGCGACGGCACGCGTCGGATCACCCACATCTCCGAGATCGTCGGGATGGAGGGCGACATCATCACCCTCCAGGACCTGTACCTGTTCGACTACGAGGCAGGCGTCGACGAGCACGGCCGCTTCCGCGGCGGCCTGAAGCCCACCGGGATCCGTCCGCACGTGACCAAGCGCCTGCACGAGCTCGGCATCGAGCTGCCCGCGCCGCTGTTCGACCCGTCACCGGTTGGAGCGTTCTGATGCAGGCCGCGCCCCGTCCCAGTGGTAGGTCGTGGTTGGCGTTGGCCTTCGCGATCGTCATCTCCGCGATCCTGGTGTTCGGCGGGGGCCTCGGCGTGGCGCTCGGTCAGGAAGCGCTGTCGGTCGTGGTCCGCGACACCGTGGTCAACACCGACGGGACCACCGAGATCGTCGTCAACGTCACGGGCTCGGCCAAGCCCGACGTCCTCGACGCCGATGCGTTCGAGGTCACTGAGCAGGGCGAAGCGGTCGCCTACCTGACGGTCGAGCCGCTGCTCGAGGAGTCGGGTCGCAGCCAGGTCATCCTCGTCGGCCTCGTCATCGACGTCAGCGGTTCCATGCTCGGCGAACCGATGGCCGAGACGATCCGCGGTGCGGTCGACCTGGTCGAGGAGCTGACCGCCCAAGGCATCGAGATCCAGCTCGTCAGCTTCGCGTCCGAGGTCGACGTCCTCGGACGGCCAACGGCTGACGGGGCCGCGTTGGCCGAGCGGATCGAGGCGTTGGAGGCCCGGGGCGAGACCGCGCTCTACGACGCCGTCGCCGTGTCCGCGCAGCGGCTCGCCGAGTTCTCGACACCCGACACCCAGCTCAACATGGTGGTCTTCTCCGACGGTGGCGACACCGTCAGTGACACCGGGATCGATGAGGCGATCGCTGCCGCCAGCGACGCCGGCGTCCCGGTCACGCTCGTGGCGCTGGAAACGGCGGAGCTGGACCCTGAGGCCATCGACGCGATCGCTGCCGGCACCGGCGGCCGGGTGGTCACCGCAGCGGACACCACGCAGATCGACGCGGCCTTCGCCCAGGTGGCCAGCGACCTCGCGTCGCAGTACGTGCTGCGTTACAGCTCGGACCTGGTAGACCCGGAGACACTCGAGCTGACCGTGACCGTGCGTGCCGGGGAAGCCAGCCAGCAGCTGAGCTACTCGGTCCTCAACCTCCGCGAGGGCGCGCCGCCACCCCCCGCGGCGCCGAACGTCATCACTGTGCCGGAGTCGAGTCCTCTCGCGAGCACACAGGCGCTGATGGTGGGTGGCGGGGCGGCCTTCCTGGCGATGCTGCTGCTCGGCGGGCTGCTGTTCACCGGCCAGCGGACCAAGGCCGACCGGGTCCTCGGCGACCAGCTCGCCCAGTACCTCGAGGGCACCGGCAGCCGCCACGTCGCGCGGTCGGGTCGCATCGCGGTGCACCTGCGCGAACGGGCCATGGAGATGATCGAGGCGGCGCCGCGGCCCGTCGGGCTCGACGAGAAGCTCACCGTGCGGCTCGAGCAGGCTGCCTGGCCGATGCGCAACGGCGAGTTCCTCCTGCTCATCGTCCTGTCGGCCATCGCACCGGCGGCGCTGGCGAGCGTCCTGTTCAACCCGCTCGGGGGTCTCCTGCTCGGCCTGCTGACCGGGGCGATCCCGTTGGCCGTGCTGGAGAACCGTCGGAGCAAGCGGCAGGACCGCTTCCTCAAGGCGCTGCCCGACACCCTCCAGCTGATGGCCGGGTCGCTACGCGCCGGCTACGGCGTGATGCAAGCCATCGACACCGTCGCCAAGGAGTCCTCCGGCCCGACCGCCGAGGAGTTCACCCGGGTGCTGACCGAGGCTCGCCTCGGTATGCCGGTCGAGGACGCGTTGGAGGCCCTGGCCGAGCGCATCGACAACGAGGACCTTCGCTGGGTGGTCCTGGCCATCAACATCCAACGCGAGGTCGGCGGCAACCTGGCCGAGCTTCTCGACGTCGTCGCGGCGGTGCTCCGCGAACGCGAGATGCTGCGCCGACAGATCAAGGTCCTGTCCGCGGAGGGCAAGCTGTCGGCCATCATCCTGATCCTGCTGCCGGTCTTCCTGACCGTCTACCTCGTGCTCATGCGGCCCGAGTACGTCGGGATCCTGGTGACCAACGGGCTCATCGGGTACGCGATGATCATCGGGGCGGTCGTCCTGATGGCCGGTGGCGTGTTCTGGATCCGCAACCTGATCCGCATCGAGGTGTGACGATGGACAACCCCGTCCTGCTCATCGCCTTCACGGGGTTCCTCGCCCTGGCGTTGGCCGGTGCGGTGGTCGCCGACTGGGCGACCGAGCGCCGTGACCTTCGACGCACGATCCGCGGGATCCGCGACG
Protein-coding regions in this window:
- a CDS encoding sugar transferase is translated as MQLTPALWRVQLRRWLALGDGLVITVGSLLAYVTREQLGRAELAQPLADEVPIAIAIIPLWLLIFALAGAYRPEYLNAGGDGVRRFLVGVGGGVLTLGFASFLFNLQLSRLFVLFVALYVLVGGGVLRAAGRRWIRRRHERGELVLYALIVGTDQDAQQLAGALERDRDSSYRVSGYLDESAPLGSLTEDGRTVLGRPSDVIELAAELGIGLVIVSPVGVSRGTLQDVILDLEGTPVDVAVAPSLFQIVTRRMTIETVGYVPILHVDQVRLGRPERILKRAVDLLAASALLLLSLPLWLWAAIRVRAGSPGPVLFRQQRVGQDGQLFEMLKFRTMVPDAEDRLPEVEHLNEAEGAFFKVAEDPRVTPVGRTLRRWSIDELPQLVNVLRGEMSMVGPRPPLPSEVATYEDWHLRRLRVRPGITGIWQVSGRSDVPFDEAVRLDLFYIENWSLGTDVALLARTVRAVLNRRGAW
- a CDS encoding DnaB-like helicase C-terminal domain-containing protein encodes the protein MSVSDALGELDRQLRDRAASDVRTVASGFPVLDETLGGGLHVGELLLLGGPPGVGKTIAALQWARNVAKAGHRAVFVCYEHEPTTLLTRLLALEAGEAGGDRSIARTLNEALSDADQAGHGLAEVLGSLPLGDEVRKRVAEYAEDLILVRGSGAHTTLDSLADVLAPHLSADRRTILFVDYLQKIPLHPAPATESEKVTRTVEGLKDLALDAHVPVVLLSAVDAAGMQANRLRMHHLRGSSAIAFESDVVVMMNHKDQAVSKVHLSYDAVRARTFREWVVMSIEKNRGGPNLIDLEFRKDFPHFRFDPEGGIVSETLVDERLDEAAL
- a CDS encoding TadE/TadG family type IV pilus assembly protein yields the protein MRCRLRDERGSNAVEFALVLPILIMIMFGIFYGGLAYDRQLTLTQGAREGARFGATLPTAPTDDFFDDVFDVALGAAGRHVDASGTDFFACVRFVPESGTPTTRTRGTGPPGACTLQGTPPSGPHLQVMVARTASLELVFFRAQPLVRGEAFARYEGPS
- a CDS encoding Flp family type IVb pilin; its protein translation is MSNSFARLRGQDGATAVEYGIMVALIAVVIISAVYALGSQLNDDYECVEQYVRETPQNAPTPC
- a CDS encoding Flp family type IVb pilin; amino-acid sequence: MMFVDYYRAKLELRYAGEEGATAVEYGIMVALIAVVIIAAVYGIGQALKGDFETVEKCLKAPSDTSCV
- the cpaB gene encoding Flp pilus assembly protein CpaB, which translates into the protein MNRRLIGLLAALVLAGIATFFLVTFVTSADERARSGEELAEVFVAQGDIPAGTVADDAIAQGLIDQDQVPARTIPSGAIGALEQISGQLATGPLFTGEIIVSGRFGDAVAQASGLMEIPEGLHAITVQIGVPEGVAGFIQAGSTVGVVGTAEVPAGAPGFGQGGAIDDDVEGEATPRSEYLVRDATVLAIGQRVVNVETEDGTTGEAVQQSNDVYLVTLAASPEDVEKLVWTTQQGTLWFTLVPDGEETGDTPGRTRVNAFG
- a CDS encoding AAA family ATPase, translating into MILVIDPIDELAQQVAGVHSTLRVHREADLGAAEGFLSTWAGDVDVIVVGTAVPTDEALDLGRKLDEAYPTISLVLATVDAGSGVYRQAMRAGFSDVLPWDADHDEISEVLLRAATATQRLRAGAVVEEAVETATTMATFSTKGGCGKSFIATNLAVQLAETYPGEVVLVDLDLQAGDVSIMLQLAPERSILEAAEMGEGLDETALAAYLTPASDGKLRVLAAPMHPVHAEEVKPEDVTRVLTLLRRMFKHVVIDGPPSFTEHVLAAFEQVDIVLVVSSLDVPSIKNLRLSVETLQQIGIGRDRMKLVLNRADSKVGLTVREVEKSLGTTIDITLPSSREVPFAVNQGLPIVTTQPKAAVSKALIEGLRIARSEVTGQPAETDSRRRRRRG
- a CDS encoding ATPase, T2SS/T4P/T4SS family; translation: MGLQERISRTKAGTGASAHAPSVAPPPPTGPPIGAGPPNRSAPPATLDQPGAVTEAQQAATQRELDRNTELRRRIQAGLVRKLGPELYNDDLDQAELERRIRDELREALEGETTPLSNAGRQKLVAETLDDVLGNGPIEPFLRDPTVTEVMVNAWNAVFIERDGKLIETDTHFLDDGHVRRTIEKIVGRVGRRIDESQPYVDARLPDGSRVNAIIPPVAVDGPSLTVRKFAADPYTMDDLVGFGSISAQAATFLEKAVEGRINIVVSGGTGAGKTTTLNAVSAYIPFTERLVTIEDAAELKLQRPHIVRLEYRPPNIEGRGEVSIRDLVRNALRMRPDRIVVGEVRGGEALDMLQAMNTGHDGSITTVHANSPRDVLARLETMVLMAGVDLPVRAIREQVASGIQLIVHQMRLRDGTRRITHISEIVGMEGDIITLQDLYLFDYEAGVDEHGRFRGGLKPTGIRPHVTKRLHELGIELPAPLFDPSPVGAF
- a CDS encoding type II secretion system F family protein, which encodes MQAAPRPSGRSWLALAFAIVISAILVFGGGLGVALGQEALSVVVRDTVVNTDGTTEIVVNVTGSAKPDVLDADAFEVTEQGEAVAYLTVEPLLEESGRSQVILVGLVIDVSGSMLGEPMAETIRGAVDLVEELTAQGIEIQLVSFASEVDVLGRPTADGAALAERIEALEARGETALYDAVAVSAQRLAEFSTPDTQLNMVVFSDGGDTVSDTGIDEAIAAASDAGVPVTLVALETAELDPEAIDAIAAGTGGRVVTAADTTQIDAAFAQVASDLASQYVLRYSSDLVDPETLELTVTVRAGEASQQLSYSVLNLREGAPPPPAAPNVITVPESSPLASTQALMVGGGAAFLAMLLLGGLLFTGQRTKADRVLGDQLAQYLEGTGSRHVARSGRIAVHLRERAMEMIEAAPRPVGLDEKLTVRLEQAAWPMRNGEFLLLIVLSAIAPAALASVLFNPLGGLLLGLLTGAIPLAVLENRRSKRQDRFLKALPDTLQLMAGSLRAGYGVMQAIDTVAKESSGPTAEEFTRVLTEARLGMPVEDALEALAERIDNEDLRWVVLAINIQREVGGNLAELLDVVAAVLREREMLRRQIKVLSAEGKLSAIILILLPVFLTVYLVLMRPEYVGILVTNGLIGYAMIIGAVVLMAGGVFWIRNLIRIEV